The Stigmatella aurantiaca DW4/3-1 genome contains the following window.
CCGAGCAGGACCGGGCCCGGAGCGTGGCCATGCACTTTGCCCACCAGTTCGACAAGAAGGGGCCCAACACGGGCTTCATCCTGAGCGGGCCGGTCGGCACGGGGAAAACACACCTGCTGGCGGCGACCCTGGCGCACCTGGTGCTCGAGGTGGGCATGGTGGCCCGCTACGTGGAGATATCCCTGCTCTACGCCACCATCCGGCGCGGCTTCCAGGAGGGCAAGAGCGGCGGGGAGATCATCGGGCCGCTCTCCGAGGTGGAGGTGCTGGCCATCGACGAACTGGGCAAGGGGCGTGGCAGCCCCTTCGAAATGGAGACGCTCGATGAGCTGATCGCCCGGCGCTACAACGCCAACCGCACCACCCTCTTCGCGACGAACTACTCCCTGGAACCGGAGCGCAAGAACGCGCGCCCGACGAACGGCTATCACTCCACCGAGGACACGAAGAGCGCCCTGAAGGGGAACGAACTCCTGAACGAACGGGTGGGAGAGCGCATCTACAGCCGGCTGTGCGAGATGTGCACCTTCGTCGAACTGCCCAAGGACACCCCCGATCGCCGCAGGACGCGCCAGGAGATGGAATCGCGAACCTCCCAGCCCACGGTGGCGGGGCGCTCCAACCGATGAGGGCCCCTTCTGGCGCCGCCAGCGCCTCCCAGCGGGTCATCTCTGACTCCATCCCGCGGGCGCCAGCAGCCTGGGACCCGACACTCAGCGGCATCCCCTGATTCACCGTTCCGCGGAAGTCGCGCTACGCTCGGGACAGGGCATGGGGACCAAGGACGACGAAGTTTTGCAGGAGTTCCTCCAGGAGAGCCGGGAAAATCTCGCGCCCTTCGAGACGGGTCTGCTGCGTCTGGAGGCGGAGCCCCCTTCGGCGCAGCTGCTCATGGACCTCTACCGCTACATCCACAATGTGAAGGGCGCGTGCGGCTTCCTTCGGTTTGGCGGGCTGGAGACCCTGGCCCGTGCGGGGGAGGATCTGCTCGATCTGGCCCGGCAGAGGAAACTGGCCTTGGAGCCCGCCCACCGGTCCGCCTTGGCCTCCCTGGCCAAGGCCCTTCATGAAGGGCTCGATCGGATCGAAGCCACCCGCTCCGAGGGTGTGGTGGAGCAGGGAGAACTGCTCTCACGGCTGCGGGGGCTGCAGGAGAGTGCCCCCCCGGCGTCCATCTCGGGAGCGCACGCCCCGGAGCCCCGGGGACAGTCATGACGCCCATCCGTATCCTCGTGGCGGATGACTCTGCCGTGGCCCGGCGGCAGATCTGCCAGATGCTCGGCACGGATCCAACCCTGGAGGTGGTCGCTGTCGCGGCCACGGGCCGGATCACCCTGGAGAAGGTGGAGGAAGTCCGCCCGGACATCCTGGTGCTGGATCTGGCGATGCCGGACATGAATGGGCTGGAAGTCCTCAAGGTGCTGCGCAACAAGGCGCCCCACCTTCCGGTGGTGATGTTCAGCGCGATGACGGAGCGGGCGGGCCCCTTCACCCTGGACGCGCTCGCGCTGGGAGCGAGCGACTACGTCACCAAGCCCTCGGCCAGCGTGCCCGATGGGGCGCCCATGGAGCACATCCAGGGCCAGCTCATCTCGAAGATCAAAACCCTGCACGCGCGCAACCTCCAGGCGAACGGCCCCCTGCGGCGGACCCGGGCCATCGAGACGCCAATCCCCAACCCCAAGCCCTCGCGCGTCACGGCGGTGGTGATCGGCGCCTCCACGGGTGGGCCCAACATGCTGACGGACGTGCTCACGTCCCTGCCGCCCAGTTTTCCGGTTCCGATCCTCATCGCCCAGCACATGCCTCCGGTCTTCACCAAGCTGTTCGCCGAGCGGTTGGACACGCTGTGCCGGATCCGCGTCCACGAGGCGCGGACGGGCGAAGTGCTGCGCCCGGGCCACGTGTGGATTGCCCCGGGCGACTACCACCTGGGCCTCATCCGGGATGGAGCCCAGGTGAGGCTCTTGACCCATCAAGGGCCTCCAGAGAACTCCTGCCGCCCCGCGGCCGATGTGCTCTTCCGCTCCGCCGCCTCGATTTTGGGCTCGGGCGTGCTGGCCGTGGTGATGACCGGCATGGGACAGGACGGGACGAAAGGGAGCATGGATGTTCACGAGGCGGGTGGACAGGTCATCGTCCAGGATCCCGAAACGTGCGTCGTGGGAGGCATGCCCCGGGCAGTGATGCGCTCGGGCGTTACGCACCAGGTGGTGCCCTTGAAGTCCCTCGGAGGCGAGCTCCTCCGGCGCGTTACCCGCGGCAGCTTGCCGGGGTTCGAGCTCCCAGGGGGCTCCAAATTTTGATGCTTGCCTGACCGCTGTCCAGGCAAGCCTCCAGGCCCCTCCCAGGTGCCCGCATGCATGGTTACCTTCCCTTATTGCCTCCCGTAGGGACGAGGGGGCTCTTAAGGTGAGCAATGGAAACAATCCAGGTTCCAGTCGGGGGGTGGATCGCGTTCGGGGCCCTGGTCCTCGGGCTGCTGATCGTCGACTTGCTGGCCCACCGGAACCACCACGCCAACTCCAAGCGCAGCGCCATCGCCTGGAGCGCCGGGTGGATTTTCTTCGGACTCGGATTCGGGGTGTTTGTCTGGAGGATGTACGGCTCCCAACCCGCCCATGAGTACCTGGGCGCCTGGCTCATCGAGAAGAGCCTGAGCCTGGACAACCTGTTCGTCTTCCTCGTCATCTTCCGCAGCCTGAGCATTCCCGAAGCCGAGCAACGGCGGGTGCTGTTCTGGGGCATCTTCGGGGCGCTGGTGTTCCGGGCCCTCTTCATCTTCGCGGGCGTGGAGGCACTGGAGCACTGGCATGCCGTGGTCTACGTCTTCGGCGCCATCCTGCTGTTCACCGCCTTCCGCGTCGCGCGGGAAGATCCCCTGAAGGAGCGGGACAGCAAGATGGTGCACTGGCTTGCCCGGCGGCTGCCCGTAAGCTCCAAAGTCGAGGGCTCCCACTTCGTCGTCCGGCAAGGGGGAAGACTGCTGGCGACCCCCCTGCTCGTGGCGCTGATCACCATCGAGTTCACCGACGTGGCCTTCGCCCTGGATTCCGTGCCCGCCGCGCTCTCGGTGAGCCAGGATCCCTTTATCGTCTATACCTCGAACGTCTTCGCCATCCTGGGCCTGCGCGCCCTGTACATCGCCCTGGCGCACGTCATCACGCAGCTGCGTTACCTGCATTACGGCCTTGCCGCGGTCCTGGCCTTCGCGGGCCTGAAGATGGTCATCCCGAGCAACTGGGTTCATGTGTCGCCGCTTGTGTCGGTGGGGGTCATCGTCGTGTGCATTGGCACCTCGATCGTGGCCAGCGTCGTATGGAAGCGCCGACACCCCCGGCAGCAACCCAGCCCCCCCGCCGGAACGGATGCGCAGGGCATTTCAGCTCGCGTACACTAGGCCCCTCCGCGGGGAGTTGTCCCATCTGGCACTCCGCCCAACGCGCGGAGGATCAGGGGGAGCCGATGAGATACGCAGAGCCGGCAACCGTGGAGGAAGGGGTCGCGCTCCTGGCCTCCACGCAGAACGCCCGGTGTCTGGCGGGGGGCGCCACGCTGGTGGCGATGATGAACGCGCGCCACCTCGCACCCGAGCTGCTGATCAGCCTGCACCGGATGGCGGAGCTGTCCATCCTCACGGAGACCCCGGAGGGGCTCTGGCTGGGCGCCATGCTCCCTCACCGGGCCCTGGCCGACGAGCCACGCCTGCGCGGGGCCATGGAGGTCATCCGCAGCGCCGCGAGCCAGCTCGCCCACCCCGCCATCCGCAACATGGGGACGATTGGGGGCTCGCTGTGTCTGGCGGATCCCAGCACGGAGCTGCCCGTGGCGCTGGTCGCCGCCTCCGCCCACGCCGAGATCGCGGGCCCCGAAGGACGGCGCATCATCCCCGTCGAATCCCTCCTCGTGGATCGCTTCCAGACGTCCCTGCGCCACGGCGAGCTCGTCACCCGGATCTGGGTCCCCAGGGGCGGCCCCGGGGCGGTCGGCCACCACCTCCGGTTCAGCCGGGTGGCCAGTGACTACCCCACGGTCTCCATCTCGCTGGTGCTCGCCCTGGAGGGGGGAACATGCCGCCAGGCCCGCGTGGCCGTGGGCTCCTGCGGTCCCGTGCCGCTTCATGTGGAGGCAGCCGACCAGCGCCTCGTCGGCTCTGCCCTCGATGCCCCCGCGTTGGCCGAGGCAGGGCAGCTTCTCGCGCGTGCCGCCACCCCCCGCGACGATGTCCGCGGCACGGCCGAATACCGCCGCTTGTTGATTCCCCGCCTGCTCGGCCGCGCCGTCGCCCAGGCCCGGGAGCGCCTCCATGTCTGACAGGCTCTCCTTCTCGCTCCAGATAAATGGTGAGGAGCACGCCCTCGCCGTGGCCCCCGAGCGCACCCTGCTGGAGGTGTTGCGCGAGGAACTCCGCGCAACCGGAACCCGGCGCGGCTGCGATCAGGGCAGCTGCGGGGCCTGCATGGTGCTCGTGGACGGCGAGCCCAGGCTCTCGTGCCTGTCGCTGGCTGTGACCTTGCGCGGACGGGCCATCACCACCATCGAGGGGGTGGAGACAGCGGGGGCGCTCCACCCGGTACAGCGCGCGCTCATCCAGCACGGCGCGGTGCAATGTGGCTTCTGCATGTCCGGCATCGTCGTGACCGCCAAGGCCCTGCTCGACCACAACCCGAGCCCCACGCTCGATGAGATCCGCCAGGCGCTCGGCAGCAACGTCTGCCGGTGTTCGGGGTACGCCAAGGTCATCGAGGCCATTGCCTCGCTCTCGAAGGTGCGCCCCCATGAGTGAGCAGGAGCCACAGAGCCCCTCCCCTGCCCCCGTGGGAGACCTCCTGGGAAAGCCCGTCTCCCGGCTGGAGGCCCAAGAGAAGGTCACGGGACGCGCCGTCTACACCGACGACATGACCCTGCCCGGCATGCTTCACGGGGCCATGCTGGGCAGCCCCCATCCCCATGCACGGCTCCTGTCGTATGACACCACCCGGGCCCGCGCGATGCCGGGGGTCAAAGCCGTGCTCACGGCCGAGGAACTGCCTGACCACAACGTCGGCTCCGTCATCAAGGACCAGCCGCTGCTCGCCCGGGGAAAGGTTCGCTACGCGGGCGAGCCTGTGGCCGCCGTGGCCGCCGTGGATCTTCAGACCGCCCGCCGGGCCCTCGAGGCCATCGACATCCGGTACGAGTTGCTGCCCCCTGTCCTCGATCCCGAGGAAGCGCTGCGGCCAGGTGCCCCCATCGTCCATGAGCAACGCGACACCTACGTCAGCCTCCAGGCGGACTCCCCGGCGAGGGCCGCCTGTCCCAATGCCGCCTCGTACCTCCGGCTGACGGAGGGCACACCGGAAGAGGTGTGGAAGCGCTGTGACGTGGTGGTCGAGGACGTGTACGAGACGCCCGCCCAACAGCATGTCTACCTGGAGCCGTGTTCGACCCTGGCCGTCGTGGATCGCGACAGTGGGAAGATCACCCTCTACACCTCGACCCAGTCCGTGTTCCGGGCACAGGCGATCACCGCCGAAGCCCTGGGCCTGCCGATGTCGAAAGTCCGGGTCATCGCCCCCCGGATCGGTGGTGGGTTTGGCGGCAAGACCGAGATGACCAACCAGCCCATCACCGCGGCACTGGCCCGGGCCGCGGGGGCACCGGTCAAGATGACGCTGTCGCGCACGGACGACATGCTCATGATGAAGTCGCGCCACGCGTGCCGCATCCACATGCGCACGGGTGCGACCCGGGATGGGCAGCTCCTGGCACGCCAGGTCCGGCTCGTCTTCGATACCGGCGCCTACGCCGACGATGGACCGTTCGTCGCGTCCATGGGGTCCTACTTCGCGCGCGGGCCGTACCGGATTCCTCACATCGATGTCGAATGCTGGGCGGTGTACACCAACCGCCTCCGGGCAGGGGCCTTCCGCGGGTTCGGCAATCCGCAGATCCACTTCGCCAGCGAGGTGCAGATTGACCTGCTCGCGGAGAAGCTGGGGCTGGATCCCTTCGAGTTCCGGCTTCGCAATGCGTTGGAGACTGGGGAGCAGTGGTTGGGTGGCGCTCCGGTCGAGAGCGGTACGCTCCGGGCCTGTTTGGAGCGGGCCCGGGACGCCTCGAACTGGGTCCAGCGCCGCGCGCAGTCCCCCACAGCCCCTGGCAAGCGGCGCGGCATCGGGGTCGCGGCGGTGGCACATACGAGCGGGTTATTGGGCTCGAGCGCCACGGTCCGGCTCAACGAGGATGGAACCCTCACGGTGAACACGGGGGCGGTGGACATTGGCCAGGGCTCGGACACCGCCCTCACCCAGTGCGCGGCCGCGGTCCTGGGGCTCCCGCTGGAGCACATCAACTACAGCGGCCCCGACACGGACGTCTCCCCGTACGACTGGTGTACCGGAGGCACCCGCACCACCTTCACGGTGGGCCGGGTGGTGGTGCAGGCCTGCGAGCAACTCCGGCAGCAGCTCTTCGAGCACGCCAGCGACATGCTCGAGTGTCCCGTGCAGGAGTTGGAGCTGCGGCCTGGTGGCATCGTGGGGGTCCGGGGTCAACCCGGTACCGGGATCTCCTTCGGAGCCATCGCCGGGCGCGCCCTCTACTTCAAAGGAGGCCCCCTGGTAGCCACCGCCCGGTGGTTCTTCCCCACGGTTCCCATCGGCACGGGCGGAACCTCCGCCCAGGGCATGCCCTCCATGGGCAACGGCTTCTTCGTGTTCGCCGCCCAGGTGGCCGAGGTCGAGGTGGACGAGCTGACGGGTCAGGTCGAACTGCTCCAGGCCTGGAGCGTCCATGACGTGGGCCGCGCCATCAACCCCGCGGCCGTGGAAGGGCAGATTCAAGGAGGGTTCGTCCAAGGGATGGGCCTTGCCCTGACCGAGGAACTGCTCTGGAAGGAGGGGCATCTCCTCAACCCGTCCATGAGCAGCTACAAGGTCCCGGGCTCGCGGGACGTCCCGGTGGCGATTCACCCCATCCTGCTCGAGTACCCCGCTGGAGAAGGGCCTTTTGGCGCGAAGGGGGTGGCCGAGGTGAGCCTCGTCGGTGTGGCGCCAGCGATCTGCAACGCCATCCGGCACGCCACGGGGGCGCATGTCACCCGCCTTCCCGCCACGGGCGAGCGCGTGTTGCGAGCGCTGCTCGCCCGGGAAGAGGCGGCCTCCAAGGCGTAGCACGAAGCCGTGGCGCTAAGGCATCACGGCCCGCAGCAACGCATTCCCGGCGTCCGCCACATAGAGCGTTCCATCCTCTCCCACCGCGAGGCCCGCGGGCAGCACCAGATCCGCGGACTGGCCCTCGCCATCTCGCGAGCCGAAACGGCCCGAGCCCGCCAGCGTGGTCACCTCGGTGGCCTTGCCCTGGGCCGAGAACAGAATGCGCCGGATGCGGTAGTTGCCCGGATCCGCCACCGCCAGCGAGCCGTCTTTCAGCACCGCGAGCCCCAGGTAGGGCAGAAACTGCGAGGACGTGGGCGTGCCATCCGCATACCCCGGCGAGGAGCCCGCGATGATGGAGACGACGCCATTGCGAACCTCCAGCACGCGCGCCATCCCCGTCTCGACGACATAGAGCGTGCCGTCCGCCGCCACGGCTACCGCCGAGGGACGGTACATCCACTTGTCCGCCCGGACCGTCGTCACCGGGTTTCCCGGAGCGGAGAGATCCACCCGGCGGATGACGCCGTTGCCCAGGTCCGCCACCAGCAACTCGCCCCCCGGGCCGAAGGCCAAACCCGCGGGCTGATTGAAGCGCGCCGCCTTGGCTGTGCCATCCCCCTGACCGGGCTCCATGACCGCACCGGCGAACACCGTCGCCGTCCCGTCCGGCGCAATCCGGCGAATGCAGTGGTTGTCGGAGTCCGCCACATAGATGTTGCCCGAGGCATCGGCGGCAATCCCCATGGGCCCGTTGAGTCCCGTGAGGATCGTCCGGATGTCGCCCATGGCGGAGACCCGCTTGACCGAGTTGGCGAGCCCATCGGCCACCGCCCACCCTCCTCCGGGCAACACCGTCACGGCGACCGGAGCGCCCAGTTGCCCCATCCCATCCGGGCCATCGATGCCTCCTCGCATCCCCGCCTGACCGGCCACGGTGCGAACCCGGCTTGCGTAAGGGCCCCGGGGCTGCGGGGTCTGGAGGGGGCGGAACTGCACCAGATCGGCAGGCACGGAACGCCCCAGCGCCCGGTAGAGCACGTTGGCCACGATGCGAGCGCCCCGCGGATCCGCCGCCTGTGTCCCCGCCAGCATCTGCACGAAGTCGATCCCTCCCGAGGAGAAGACCCACGCATTCCCCTGCTGCCTCACCACCATCTGGCTGAACCCGTAGGCTCCTTGGAGAGACAGGGAGGGCGAGTCGGCGAGCACCTCCACGCCGGGGGGCGTCTGGCCATTCTGGACGACCGCGTCCTGCTCGTAGCCATTGGCCATCCAGAGGGTATCTCCCTTGCGAAGACCCGTCCCCTCCAACGCCCAGTGCTCCGGAGCGGTAATGACCATGGGGAAGGCGAACTGATGCCAGCGGCTGTTGAACATCACGCCGAACAAGGCGTTCTCCGGCCGGGACAGGGGCGCTTCGCGGAACTTCACGGTGCGCAAGGGGCTCCGGGCCCCCACCGGCTCCCGCGAGTCCCCCTTGTAGCAAGTGATGAGGCGCCGCGGCCGACCGTCCTTCGAGGGCTCCAGGCGCACGTGCCAGTAGGCCTGATTGGCCCCGAGGTTGATGAGAGAGCGGCCCTCCGCCACGGCTTGATCCGCCCGATCTCGAAGGGTGCTCGTCCAGTACTCGTCGTGCCCGGACATCAAAAGGACCTTCGCCTCGCGAAGCGCATCGCCGCTCGCATCGAGGTCCTCGTTGGTGACGTAGCTCACATCCAGAGCCTGGGACTCCAGCCACTGGATGAGGCTCAGCTCATCGGTCATCAGGTGCCCACTCCCCTGCCCCCGGTAGTAGGGCCGGTCGTACGAGACCTGGAAGGCACGGCTGACGCCGTACTTCTTCTTCATCACCCCGAGCTTGTCGTCGTAGAGGCTCGTTCCTCCCCAGGTGTTGTAAGCCGACCACGTGGCCGTGGGGATCAGCGCCACCACTTCCGAGCGCGGGTTCTCGTCCCTCACGAAGAACGGCACGTAGCGCTGGTAATTGTCCTCCCGGACCAGCTTCACCACGTAGGCGCCCCGCACCCAATCGGCCTTCGTTTCGATCTCGATCGTGGGCGTCCACTGACATGCCACGACGCCCGTGGCTTCATCCACGGGGCAGGGAGCCTGACGGGTGGCCCGGACAGAGCCGCCGCGGGCAACTTCCCGCGCGCCCAGGCCGCCGTAGTACCCGAGCCGGTAGACGAACCAACGGAACTGGCGCGGCTCGGACACGTTGACCGCCACGGGCACACGCTGCCCCGGCGTCACCGTCGTCACCAACGGGTAACCCTCGATCTCCCCGTTGTTGGCATTGCGCGTGATGCGCCAATCCCGCGCCCCAGGCCGCTGGTTCTCCAGGCGAACGGCATTGGCATCGTGCGCAGAGGAAGGAGGCTGCCCGGGCGTCCCACCCGCCGCTCCCCCTGGAGGCTGGCTTGTGCCAGGCCCCTCCCCGGCCCCTCCCGACGGAGGTGTGCCGTCCAGCGGGGGTGTATCGCTCCTGCTGTCCGGCACGGCGGCGGGAGGCTGGAATGCACCGTCCTGACAGCTCGCCAGCCCCAAGAGCAGGCTCAACACCGCTCCCGCTGTCCAGCCCCACCGTCTCACGTGCCCCATGCATGCCTCCGCCGCTCACTGGAGCATCGACGGTAAGCACGTCGTCCAGAATGAGAAGCGAAGCACCCTTCCGGGGAAGCAGCGTCAACACTCTTAAGCCTTCAGGGACCAAACAGACGGCCTCGGGGGGCTCACACACCCAGGAACTCGCGGTGCAACCGGGCAGTGAGGCGATTCAGGGAAGACTTGTCCACCAACAAGGAGAGCTGAAGCGGCGAGGTATGCGCCGCGTGGACATGCGCCCCCGTCTCCTCGGCGGCGAGCAGCGCCCTGCGCAGGTGCATCCAATCCGCGTTGATGCCTGCTCCCACGCAGGTCACCGTGCCCAGGTGCTCCTGAAGCGACACAGTGTCCCCGAAGCGCACTGCCAGGGCCTGTCGCACCCCTTCCAGCCCGTGCACGTCCTGGAGGGGTACCACGATGTAAGTGCGCGCCTCCCGTCCTCGCAGTCCATCGAAGCTCAGCGCCCTGCCCCGGACTCCTCGCGCATCCAGGAACTCTAGCAACTCGGGCAGCTTCACCCGCTCGGACGCCGCCGAGAGCACCGCCATGTCGTGTTCCGCCGTCACGCCTTTGACACGGGAGCCGGGCACCGAAGCCATCTCCTGGATCGCGGTGCCCGCACCCTGCCCATGCGCCGTGCGGGCCAGGATGACGATGCCCTTGGCCTTGGCGAACTCCACCGCCTGGGCGTTGAGCACCTTGGCCCCCGCGCTCGCCAGCTCCTGCATCTCGTCGTAGGAGAGCGCTTCGAGCTTGAGCGCGTCCGGCACCACCCGGGGATCCGCCGAGAAGATGCCATCCACGTCGGAGTAGATCTCACACGCTTCGGCCTCCAGGGCCGCGGCCAGCGCCACCGCCGTGGTGTCCGAGCCGCCACGCCCCAGTGTCGTCACCTCCTTCTTGAAGGAGACGCCCTGGTAACCGGCGACGATGACCACCTTGCCGCGCTCCAGCTCGTCGAGGATGCGATAGGGGCGCACCTCGACAATGCGGGCCTGCGCGTGCGCGTCATTGGTGATGATGCCGCTCTGACTGCCCGTGAAGCTGATGGCGGGAACGCCCATTTCCTGGAGCGCCATGGACAACAACGCCATGGAGATGCGTTCACCGCAGGTGAGCAGCATGTCCAGCTCGCGCCGGGGGGGATCCGGCGAGATTTGCTTGGCCAGCGTCAGCAGCTCGTCCGTGGTGTCGCCCATGGCCGAGACCACCACCACCATCCGATAGCCCGCTTCCCGCTTCGCCTTCACCCGCTGGGCCACCTTGCGCAGCTTCTCCACACCGGCAACCGAGGAACCGCCGTACTTCTGGACCACGATGGGCTTCACCGCTCTTGACCTCCGCAGGGTGTGGCCACACAGCCACGCCTGGAGGTGTCCATGCACGAAGGTGGCCAAGCCTGGGCGCGCCTTCAGCCCACCCGCGACCGTTCCCTTGACACGCCGGGGAAGCCCTTCCATGAGAGCGTCTCCATGCCGATGATCGAGGTCCAGAACCTCACCAAGCGCTACCGGGATCGAATCGCCATCGACCAGCTCACCTTCAGCGTCAACGAAGGGGAGATTCTGGGCTTCCTGGGCCCCAACGGGGCGGGCAAGTCGACGACGATGAAGATCCTCACCGGATTTCTTCCCCCGTCGTCGGGGACCGCCCGGGTGGCGGGGTTCGACGTCTTCGCGCACCCGCTGGAGGTGAAACGGCGCATTGGCTACCTGCCGGAGACGCCGCCGCTCTACCCGGAGATGACGGTGCACGGCTATTTGAAGTTCGTGGCCGCCCTCAAGCAGCTTCCCGGGCGCGGGCTGAAGGCCGAGGTCGACCGGGTAGCGGGACTGACCGGGGTGACAGACGTGATGGGCCGCGTCATCCAGAACCTCTCCAAAGGCTACAAGCAGCGCGTCGGAATCGCCCAGGCACTGCTGGGCGCTCCGCCCGTGCTCATCCTGGACGAGCCCACCGAAGGCCTGGATCCGGTCCAGCGCTCCGAGCTCCGCGCGCTCATCCGGGGGCTGGCGGGCAAACACACCCTCATCCTCTCCACGCACATCCTGCCGGAAGTCACGGTGACGTGTGAGAAGGTGCTCATCATCCACCAAGGGAAGATCGCCGCCTATGACGCGATCCAGAAGCTGGCCACGGTGCATGGCCAGCCGGAGAGCGCCTCGTTGGAGGAAATCTTCATCAAGCTGACCGCCGCCTGAGCGGCGCCGCGCGACTGTCGAGAGGACCCGCATGCGTACCGCCCTGGCGATCGCCCGCAAGGAGCTGTCCATCTACTTCACCACCCCCTGGGCCTATGCGGTCTTC
Protein-coding sequences here:
- a CDS encoding ATP-binding protein gives rise to the protein MDHTDMGINTSGGACGTCGGLTYVISRQGDRAQARICDCSVRCSVCEGRGHMLVEREETFSKKVGARKYEVLVPCACTLRTRRVARYNEVGLPGVVAHASFENYRSAKPEQDRARSVAMHFAHQFDKKGPNTGFILSGPVGTGKTHLLAATLAHLVLEVGMVARYVEISLLYATIRRGFQEGKSGGEIIGPLSEVEVLAIDELGKGRGSPFEMETLDELIARRYNANRTTLFATNYSLEPERKNARPTNGYHSTEDTKSALKGNELLNERVGERIYSRLCEMCTFVELPKDTPDRRRTRQEMESRTSQPTVAGRSNR
- a CDS encoding Hpt domain-containing protein, which encodes MGTKDDEVLQEFLQESRENLAPFETGLLRLEAEPPSAQLLMDLYRYIHNVKGACGFLRFGGLETLARAGEDLLDLARQRKLALEPAHRSALASLAKALHEGLDRIEATRSEGVVEQGELLSRLRGLQESAPPASISGAHAPEPRGQS
- a CDS encoding protein-glutamate methylesterase/protein-glutamine glutaminase, which encodes MTPIRILVADDSAVARRQICQMLGTDPTLEVVAVAATGRITLEKVEEVRPDILVLDLAMPDMNGLEVLKVLRNKAPHLPVVMFSAMTERAGPFTLDALALGASDYVTKPSASVPDGAPMEHIQGQLISKIKTLHARNLQANGPLRRTRAIETPIPNPKPSRVTAVVIGASTGGPNMLTDVLTSLPPSFPVPILIAQHMPPVFTKLFAERLDTLCRIRVHEARTGEVLRPGHVWIAPGDYHLGLIRDGAQVRLLTHQGPPENSCRPAADVLFRSAASILGSGVLAVVMTGMGQDGTKGSMDVHEAGGQVIVQDPETCVVGGMPRAVMRSGVTHQVVPLKSLGGELLRRVTRGSLPGFELPGGSKF
- a CDS encoding TerC family protein → METIQVPVGGWIAFGALVLGLLIVDLLAHRNHHANSKRSAIAWSAGWIFFGLGFGVFVWRMYGSQPAHEYLGAWLIEKSLSLDNLFVFLVIFRSLSIPEAEQRRVLFWGIFGALVFRALFIFAGVEALEHWHAVVYVFGAILLFTAFRVAREDPLKERDSKMVHWLARRLPVSSKVEGSHFVVRQGGRLLATPLLVALITIEFTDVAFALDSVPAALSVSQDPFIVYTSNVFAILGLRALYIALAHVITQLRYLHYGLAAVLAFAGLKMVIPSNWVHVSPLVSVGVIVVCIGTSIVASVVWKRRHPRQQPSPPAGTDAQGISARVH
- a CDS encoding FAD binding domain-containing protein: MRYAEPATVEEGVALLASTQNARCLAGGATLVAMMNARHLAPELLISLHRMAELSILTETPEGLWLGAMLPHRALADEPRLRGAMEVIRSAASQLAHPAIRNMGTIGGSLCLADPSTELPVALVAASAHAEIAGPEGRRIIPVESLLVDRFQTSLRHGELVTRIWVPRGGPGAVGHHLRFSRVASDYPTVSISLVLALEGGTCRQARVAVGSCGPVPLHVEAADQRLVGSALDAPALAEAGQLLARAATPRDDVRGTAEYRRLLIPRLLGRAVAQARERLHV
- a CDS encoding (2Fe-2S)-binding protein; this translates as MSDRLSFSLQINGEEHALAVAPERTLLEVLREELRATGTRRGCDQGSCGACMVLVDGEPRLSCLSLAVTLRGRAITTIEGVETAGALHPVQRALIQHGAVQCGFCMSGIVVTAKALLDHNPSPTLDEIRQALGSNVCRCSGYAKVIEAIASLSKVRPHE
- a CDS encoding xanthine dehydrogenase family protein molybdopterin-binding subunit produces the protein MSEQEPQSPSPAPVGDLLGKPVSRLEAQEKVTGRAVYTDDMTLPGMLHGAMLGSPHPHARLLSYDTTRARAMPGVKAVLTAEELPDHNVGSVIKDQPLLARGKVRYAGEPVAAVAAVDLQTARRALEAIDIRYELLPPVLDPEEALRPGAPIVHEQRDTYVSLQADSPARAACPNAASYLRLTEGTPEEVWKRCDVVVEDVYETPAQQHVYLEPCSTLAVVDRDSGKITLYTSTQSVFRAQAITAEALGLPMSKVRVIAPRIGGGFGGKTEMTNQPITAALARAAGAPVKMTLSRTDDMLMMKSRHACRIHMRTGATRDGQLLARQVRLVFDTGAYADDGPFVASMGSYFARGPYRIPHIDVECWAVYTNRLRAGAFRGFGNPQIHFASEVQIDLLAEKLGLDPFEFRLRNALETGEQWLGGAPVESGTLRACLERARDASNWVQRRAQSPTAPGKRRGIGVAAVAHTSGLLGSSATVRLNEDGTLTVNTGAVDIGQGSDTALTQCAAAVLGLPLEHINYSGPDTDVSPYDWCTGGTRTTFTVGRVVVQACEQLRQQLFEHASDMLECPVQELELRPGGIVGVRGQPGTGISFGAIAGRALYFKGGPLVATARWFFPTVPIGTGGTSAQGMPSMGNGFFVFAAQVAEVEVDELTGQVELLQAWSVHDVGRAINPAAVEGQIQGGFVQGMGLALTEELLWKEGHLLNPSMSSYKVPGSRDVPVAIHPILLEYPAGEGPFGAKGVAEVSLVGVAPAICNAIRHATGAHVTRLPATGERVLRALLAREEAASKA
- a CDS encoding N,N-dimethylformamidase beta subunit family domain-containing protein; this encodes MGHVRRWGWTAGAVLSLLLGLASCQDGAFQPPAAVPDSRSDTPPLDGTPPSGGAGEGPGTSQPPGGAAGGTPGQPPSSAHDANAVRLENQRPGARDWRITRNANNGEIEGYPLVTTVTPGQRVPVAVNVSEPRQFRWFVYRLGYYGGLGAREVARGGSVRATRQAPCPVDEATGVVACQWTPTIEIETKADWVRGAYVVKLVREDNYQRYVPFFVRDENPRSEVVALIPTATWSAYNTWGGTSLYDDKLGVMKKKYGVSRAFQVSYDRPYYRGQGSGHLMTDELSLIQWLESQALDVSYVTNEDLDASGDALREAKVLLMSGHDEYWTSTLRDRADQAVAEGRSLINLGANQAYWHVRLEPSKDGRPRRLITCYKGDSREPVGARSPLRTVKFREAPLSRPENALFGVMFNSRWHQFAFPMVITAPEHWALEGTGLRKGDTLWMANGYEQDAVVQNGQTPPGVEVLADSPSLSLQGAYGFSQMVVRQQGNAWVFSSGGIDFVQMLAGTQAADPRGARIVANVLYRALGRSVPADLVQFRPLQTPQPRGPYASRVRTVAGQAGMRGGIDGPDGMGQLGAPVAVTVLPGGGWAVADGLANSVKRVSAMGDIRTILTGLNGPMGIAADASGNIYVADSDNHCIRRIAPDGTATVFAGAVMEPGQGDGTAKAARFNQPAGLAFGPGGELLVADLGNGVIRRVDLSAPGNPVTTVRADKWMYRPSAVAVAADGTLYVVETGMARVLEVRNGVVSIIAGSSPGYADGTPTSSQFLPYLGLAVLKDGSLAVADPGNYRIRRILFSAQGKATEVTTLAGSGRFGSRDGEGQSADLVLPAGLAVGEDGTLYVADAGNALLRAVMP